The Lysobacter sp. genome includes a window with the following:
- a CDS encoding amino acid permease, with protein MSDASRPPPAPAGLTRAVGRWQILGLSINSVVGSGVYLLPATAFALLGPFSVWGVLAAGLTVSLLVLCYAKAASHFEQQGGSALYAQEAFGPFAGFQIGWTIWLTRVATAASLSNGLADAVARFWPAAGTGVGRTTIIAGSLLLLGAINIVGVRQAAQLSLALVFGKLLPLLLFVCIGVLHVDWELALGGPAAGAVDLRSTSEAALLLLFAYAGFENLSVAAGEYQNPRRNVPFALVAMIVLVTIIYAAVQLVAQGTLPDLATSSTPLADAAASFGGEGLALLLTVGAALSILGTSNATLLLGPRFLHTLAVGGYGPRVLARVHPRFRTPDIAIAVQCVVAMALALSGSFVQLALLSMVTRLLAYITTSASVLVLRRRHGDPPGALRLPGGPLIPLAALALSLALLLSARPAHLMAVGIAVLIGSVVYRFPRRAG; from the coding sequence ATGAGCGATGCCTCGCGCCCACCACCCGCGCCTGCCGGCCTGACCCGCGCGGTAGGCCGCTGGCAGATTCTGGGGCTGTCGATCAACAGTGTGGTCGGCAGCGGCGTGTACCTGTTGCCGGCGACGGCTTTCGCGCTGCTCGGCCCCTTCAGCGTGTGGGGTGTGCTGGCTGCGGGCCTGACCGTGAGCCTGCTGGTGCTGTGCTACGCCAAGGCGGCCAGTCATTTCGAACAGCAGGGCGGCAGCGCGCTGTATGCGCAGGAAGCCTTCGGGCCGTTCGCCGGGTTCCAGATCGGCTGGACCATCTGGTTGACCCGCGTAGCCACGGCCGCATCGCTGAGCAACGGATTGGCCGACGCGGTGGCGCGCTTCTGGCCGGCCGCCGGCACCGGCGTCGGTCGCACCACGATCATCGCAGGGTCGCTGCTGCTGCTCGGTGCGATCAATATCGTGGGCGTGCGCCAGGCCGCACAGCTGTCGCTGGCGCTGGTGTTCGGCAAGCTGCTGCCGTTGCTGCTGTTCGTATGCATCGGCGTGTTACACGTCGACTGGGAACTCGCCTTGGGCGGTCCCGCTGCCGGCGCAGTCGACCTTCGCAGCACCAGCGAAGCCGCACTGCTGCTGCTCTTCGCCTACGCGGGATTCGAGAACCTGTCGGTCGCCGCTGGTGAATACCAGAACCCGCGTCGCAATGTGCCGTTCGCGCTGGTGGCGATGATCGTGCTGGTCACCATCATCTATGCGGCGGTGCAGTTGGTGGCGCAGGGCACGCTGCCGGACCTGGCAACATCGTCTACGCCGCTGGCCGATGCAGCCGCCAGCTTCGGTGGTGAAGGTCTGGCGCTGCTGCTAACGGTCGGCGCGGCGCTGTCCATTCTCGGCACCAGCAACGCGACCCTCTTGTTGGGCCCGCGCTTCCTGCACACGCTGGCGGTGGGCGGTTACGGTCCGCGCGTACTGGCCCGCGTGCACCCGCGTTTCCGCACTCCGGATATCGCCATCGCCGTACAGTGCGTCGTGGCGATGGCGTTGGCGCTGAGCGGCTCGTTCGTCCAGTTGGCGCTGCTGTCGATGGTCACGCGCCTGTTGGCCTACATCACCACTTCGGCCAGCGTGCTGGTGCTGCGGAGGCGCCACGGCGATCCGCCGGGCGCGCTTCGGCTGCCGGGCGGTCCGCTGATCCCGCTCGCCGCCTTGGCGCTGTCGCTGGCCCTGCTGCTGAGCGCCCGGCCAGCGCACCTCATGGCGGTAGGCATCGCGGTGCTGATCGGCAGCGTCGTCTACCGATTCCCGCGGCGCGCGGGCTGA
- a CDS encoding beta-lactamase family protein, which translates to MRRRTEILLSWAVNVVALNGLSLKDLACMLIGNGTAIARRADAAMLYRLARIQILLLAVLFFSAPLSAQTSDQPLPSAEQVDAYIEQGMRQLEIPGAAVALIADGKITHLKGFGDIDGAGTPVSAKTPFQLGSVSKSFAALVVLQLAEEGRLSLDDPVSKYIPYFRADDKTASDKITVRHLLSHRSGLTTLDGNRHQDTTYRGDDAMERVIRELRSAHLFAMPGDRFQYSNANYIVLAQLIETVEKVPYEKVVKARIFSKLGMNNSYVQIADAATAEPAVGHTQWFGRTFERNFIAGRAMMGPGGITASAEDLAAYLIAVFENDPRIMPKALSEALARERKGGYEFGWEFDTVDEQRVVFHGGLNPGFLAMVKYTPDTRKGALVLTNMSSSLEGNFIYGATDYALGLPPTDISPPSIALLRLWGTLGLTFLLAMGCVLSLYALIKRAPKSPRRSVAMKWLWIGVPSLFLFGLSYFLVFVVPQLSGVNLTAVRMFYPDLGLLLAVSSGIAIFWAVARAVLLIAKSGARKTGTPTI; encoded by the coding sequence ATGCGCCGTAGAACTGAAATTCTGCTTTCCTGGGCTGTCAATGTTGTCGCATTGAACGGTTTATCTCTAAAGGATCTGGCTTGCATGCTCATTGGAAATGGAACTGCCATTGCTCGGCGCGCTGACGCTGCGATGCTTTATCGGCTTGCTCGAATTCAGATTCTGCTCTTGGCCGTCCTGTTCTTTTCAGCACCACTGTCAGCGCAAACATCCGACCAACCCTTGCCTTCGGCCGAGCAAGTCGATGCTTATATTGAACAGGGGATGCGGCAGCTTGAAATTCCAGGGGCTGCTGTAGCGCTTATCGCAGATGGGAAAATCACACACCTGAAAGGCTTTGGAGATATTGATGGCGCTGGAACGCCTGTATCGGCGAAAACACCATTTCAGCTTGGCTCTGTCAGTAAATCATTTGCTGCGCTCGTCGTTTTGCAGCTTGCCGAAGAAGGGCGGTTATCGCTCGACGATCCGGTATCGAAATATATCCCGTATTTTCGGGCCGATGATAAAACGGCCTCTGACAAAATCACTGTGCGTCACCTGCTCAGTCACCGTAGCGGCTTGACCACGCTTGACGGCAACAGGCATCAAGACACGACTTATCGCGGTGATGATGCGATGGAACGTGTTATCCGGGAGTTGAGGTCTGCTCATCTCTTCGCAATGCCCGGCGACAGATTCCAGTATTCCAACGCGAATTACATCGTGCTGGCTCAATTGATTGAAACGGTGGAGAAGGTTCCATATGAGAAGGTTGTAAAGGCCAGGATCTTCTCGAAGCTCGGAATGAATAATTCCTACGTGCAAATTGCCGATGCTGCAACTGCAGAGCCCGCCGTCGGACATACCCAGTGGTTTGGCCGTACATTCGAAAGAAATTTCATTGCAGGCAGGGCGATGATGGGGCCTGGTGGCATTACGGCCAGCGCTGAAGATCTGGCTGCCTATCTCATCGCTGTCTTCGAGAACGACCCCCGCATCATGCCAAAAGCACTCTCCGAAGCCTTGGCCAGGGAACGGAAGGGTGGTTATGAGTTTGGTTGGGAATTCGATACCGTCGATGAGCAGCGGGTCGTTTTTCATGGCGGTCTGAACCCGGGTTTTCTTGCCATGGTCAAGTACACGCCGGATACCCGGAAGGGCGCGCTTGTCTTGACCAATATGTCGAGCAGCCTTGAGGGGAATTTCATATACGGTGCAACGGACTATGCGTTGGGTCTTCCACCTACGGATATATCGCCGCCAAGTATCGCTTTGCTGCGGTTGTGGGGAACGTTGGGTCTGACATTTTTGTTGGCGATGGGTTGTGTGTTGTCGTTGTATGCATTGATCAAGCGTGCGCCAAAATCTCCGCGCAGATCCGTTGCAATGAAATGGCTGTGGATTGGCGTTCCGTCACTTTTTCTGTTTGGGCTGAGCTATTTTCTGGTGTTTGTCGTCCCACAGTTGAGCGGAGTCAACTTGACGGCAGTGCGTATGTTTTATCCCGACTTGGGATTGCTTTTGGCTGTATCGTCAGGAATTGCTATTTTTTGGGCTGTTGCCCGAGCTGTTTTGTTAATTGCAAAATCGGGGGCGCGGAAGACTGGGACACCCACAATTTGA
- a CDS encoding helix-turn-helix transcriptional regulator has product MPAKEPLPLTRREKECLRLAGHGMMAREIGQLLKISERTCIFHLQNAAHKLGVYNLQEAIGEARKTGTPTN; this is encoded by the coding sequence ATGCCGGCCAAAGAGCCTCTCCCTCTTACCCGCAGGGAAAAGGAATGTCTTCGTCTTGCAGGCCACGGGATGATGGCCCGTGAAATCGGGCAGTTGCTGAAGATCAGCGAGCGGACTTGCATATTCCATCTGCAGAACGCGGCGCACAAGCTCGGGGTTTACAACTTGCAGGAGGCGATTGGAGAAGCAAGAAAGACTGGGACGCCCACAAACTGA
- a CDS encoding DUF262 domain-containing protein, protein MPLQIKPSVTNPTVADVYQLIDEGKLILRPDFQRKFVWTHEHQEAFIDTMLNGLPFPEIYVCEGEIDVQKLRTTRLVIDGQQRLTTIRNYIEGRHVNPLLKVPPYQGLTNEQKQNFLSYQIVMRDLGKVDEDTTREIFRRINLTKFKLDDVEIHNAVYDGHFIQAAKFILENVGLEQYGVLKESEFTRMADLHFVLLVMATLENGGYFAQDREVEPKVAGFNEEYAGKDHMIALLIKTFATIRDLDLPYDSMWFRKSNFFTLIVETARNIERLPKDFKDKLLKLEGDVMANRMNTDSEFYKYYSYMYQATHGRSARVVRANFFERYCL, encoded by the coding sequence ATGCCGCTACAAATCAAGCCTAGCGTGACCAATCCTACGGTCGCTGACGTTTACCAGCTCATCGACGAGGGCAAGCTTATCCTGCGGCCTGACTTTCAGAGAAAGTTTGTGTGGACGCATGAGCACCAAGAGGCGTTCATAGATACCATGTTAAACGGGCTTCCCTTCCCGGAAATATATGTGTGTGAAGGTGAAATAGACGTGCAAAAACTACGCACAACGCGTCTTGTCATCGATGGACAGCAACGACTTACGACGATACGAAACTACATTGAAGGAAGGCATGTCAATCCGCTTTTGAAGGTTCCCCCTTATCAAGGGCTAACTAATGAGCAGAAACAGAATTTTCTCAGTTACCAGATAGTCATGCGGGACCTTGGAAAAGTTGACGAAGACACAACGCGAGAGATATTTCGCCGCATAAATCTCACCAAGTTCAAACTTGACGATGTTGAGATTCATAACGCTGTATACGACGGACATTTTATCCAGGCAGCGAAGTTCATTCTTGAGAATGTTGGCCTTGAGCAGTACGGCGTGCTGAAGGAGTCTGAGTTCACGCGCATGGCGGATCTTCACTTCGTTTTGCTAGTAATGGCGACTCTTGAGAACGGCGGCTACTTTGCCCAAGACCGAGAGGTGGAGCCAAAGGTCGCGGGATTCAACGAAGAGTACGCAGGTAAAGATCACATGATTGCATTGCTCATCAAGACATTCGCTACAATACGAGATCTCGATTTGCCATATGATTCAATGTGGTTTAGGAAATCGAACTTCTTCACTCTTATTGTGGAAACGGCAAGGAATATCGAGAGACTGCCTAAAGATTTTAAGGATAAGCTCCTGAAGCTAGAGGGCGACGTGATGGCGAATCGTATGAATACAGATTCTGAGTTTTATAAGTACTACTCTTACATGTATCAAGCAACTCATGGTCGTTCTGCTCGTGTCGTTCGCGCAAATTTTTTCGAAAGATACTGTCTGTGA